tgagttttgatggattatgagcctgatgagctacatCACTGATTtgtctgtttctcagatgactaagattgcacaataaatggtgaatgttgggtgctcgtgagtaattgtcttgtcatgttcttgaaacaaactttctgcctgaaatgatcagatagactttaatggaatctgtggggttttatttttttctgtaaacaacagaaaattaatttaaaggaatgtagatatttaaacctgagatctcagataaacctaacaggtagttttgctgaaatggatgttagaaagctcaAAATAAATACTTAAGATAATCAatacccattttttttttacatccagtcaatcaactctgataattaaaatgaaactgatttatgGGTTCAcacagctaccttaaggagctcattTAATTAatgaacttaaatcaacttagctaacagattatgttagttaagctaaaatagattcctaagttaaaagaacgaCTAAAGTATTTGACTTATCTAAAAAACCCAAGTTAACTGAACTAGGacgagtttaaacaatagattatttaaatttagctgaaagagttttcccaagtaaaaatgactaTTAAAgcagttgaactgactaacaaatctcagtcaactagaCTAAGACAAAAGTTTAGagaacatgtgatttttcatcaaCATAACATTTGGTTGTGTTACAAGAataaactctatttcttgacttaacttaaaattttaaggcagccctttacctcatatttttaagttgaaacaagttatattttacagtgtgggtTAACTTAGCAAGTTGATAATTGTTTATCCTGATCATCAGTGTTAGGGTAACTCCAGATAATCCAGAATTAACTGTGTACATCAACTTTCAGTGTTGCAACGTTGGAGTTTGTCATGCTGGATTTAACAGTAACATCATTGACTGTGTAAGTCAGATCATTAACATCAGCTTTTCCTCTGACAAACCCTCTCTCATCACTGTAATACATCTTTACATAAAGATCATAATCACATTTTGTTTGCCTGTCAAAGCCTCCGACTGCGTACCAGTTAGAGTACAGGCTATAGTCAAAAGGTACCGAGAACATGACGGCTATTTTCTTATCAGCTGTGTTTTTAGATTCATCGTAGAGATCGTAGGTGAAGACTCCAACAGAGCCACACGCTGTGCCTTCAGTCTTACAGAACAGAGCGACGTCACATTCAGAAGGCCCAAGTGATGTTGGCAAAGGAGTTAGGCAATATCCACTGAAAAAATAACATCTAGtcagaaaaatagaaaagtatgaattaatattaaattgattataaattataaatgaaTATTCTTATTCAAATAAGATCTGTACTCCTCATAATGAGTGGAATAAAAAATATGCACAGAGGTATTGCTGCTGTTAGGGTTGAAATTGATTAAATAACGcttttttaattatgttttgtatACACAATGCAGTGTGCTC
The sequence above is drawn from the Oreochromis niloticus isolate F11D_XX unplaced genomic scaffold, O_niloticus_UMD_NMBU tig00002548_pilon, whole genome shotgun sequence genome and encodes:
- the LOC102077419 gene encoding DELTA-sagatoxin-Srs1a, whose protein sequence is MVTRLATIHITNRTKGYILRNPSGYCLTPLPTSLGPSECDVALFCKTEGTACGSVGVFTYDLYDESKNTADKKIAVMFSVPFDYSLYSNWYAVGGFDRQTKCDYDLYVKMYYSDERGFVRGKADVNDLTYTVNDVTVKSSMTNSNVATLKVDVHS